In Mytilus edulis chromosome 4, xbMytEdul2.2, whole genome shotgun sequence, the following proteins share a genomic window:
- the LOC139519062 gene encoding myogenesis-regulating glycosidase-like isoform X5 encodes MFKEKESDKLLTSQSSTQNGQSPAAKSPKQSPQNLGVQKKENLTVSSASHSSLSRPSDVPTLRVTEDPADSEKTSIKRRILKVAVTIMFLVMAVGVIVIWSLHDGGKENKQAKFIFFHANDLYLKIDTGHEDQTSLAGSIGGDLFVVPGSDERGIDKCKSDAKWCFTWKEKTVLTVDYVKRESMGCMDISWQNITSIFPTDCYELKMGYWFGMGGKEKWIANNNPLTEDYYLPGYDKQHGNVYEFYLLSSYGTSFYIVSEDPFRLRLNESDDTKLCISPVPVGPRMHTSLEYSICQGDSIQNTHTGASMMSHRQSTGSNKVNITPYERFSWSVGNVDELLNVTKVTDFMEKLKKRGFQCGEIEIDYKWETFEGDFEFDSNIKNTLNTLKNHDCQFILPISPVVSYMSKMFDYGVKNELFVKDMYQDTLRLYSYGDIQGALLDMSAENTRDIIKEKLKNLANIINISSFKLKKVPVSVHTSAGDGGRFSVSGIFRGWINAIESLGKIHILENVYRAQDKSVLIEVGSSISLNTNNQSCLSNPFPTVFTLGIDGYPYLLSTVSKNNLTSDLFIRWLQYSAFFTGLTLPSDTLFMRNGTRPFVTKVKKFRDGFVSQIIRSLQPDVSPSQPILLPLWWHYSSDKKVFGIEDQFLFNETILIAPVFCAGQTTRDIYLPAIDGIWSHQPTGKNYNGNKWIRNFNVGLDEIHYFKAKNVY; translated from the coding sequence GATCCAGCTGACAGTGAGAAGACTTCCATCAAGAGGAGAATATTGAAGGTTGCCGTAACAATCATGTTTCTTGTCATGGCAGTTGGTGTGATTGTAATATGGTCGTTACACGATGGTGGAAAGGAAAATAAACAAGCCAAGTTCATCTTCTTTCATGCTAATGATCTGTATTTGAAAATTGATACTGGACATGAAGACCAAACATCTCTTGCAGGGAGTATTGGTGGAGATCTATTTGTTGTACCTGGTTCTGATGAAAGGGGGATAGATAAATGCAAAAGTGATGCAAAATGGTGTTTCACATGGAAAGAGAAAACAGTTTTGACAGTAGATTATGTTAAAAGAGAGTCAATGGGATGTATGGATATTTCATGGCAAAATATAACATCTATTTTCCCTACTGATTGTTATGAATTGAAAATGGGATATTGGTTTGGAATGGGTGGTAAAGAAAAATGGATTGCAAATAACAATCCGTTGACTGAGGACTATTATCTCCCTGGCTATGATAAACAACATggaaatgtttatgaattttatttactgTCATCATATGGAACATCCTTTTACATTGTTAGCGAAGATCCATTTCGGTTACGGCTTAATGAATCAGACGACACTAAGTTATGTATATCACCTGTACCAGTTGGTCCACGGATGCACACTTCACTTGAATACTCTATATGTCAAGGTGACTCGATTCAGAATACACATACTGGTGCATCAATGATGTCACATAGACAGTCCACAGGGTCAAATAAAGTCAATATAACACCATATGAAAGATTTTCATGGAGTGTTGGAAATGTTGATGAACTCTTGAATGTAACAAAAGTAACAGACTTCATGGAGAAATTAAAAAAGAGAGGTTTCCAATGTGGAGAAATTGAAATTGATTACAAGTGGGAAACATTTGAGGGAGACTTTGAGTTTGATTCCAATATTAAGAATACCTTGAATACCTTGAAGAACCATGACTGTCAATTTATCTTACCCATATCTCCTGTTGTGTCCTATATGTCAAAGATGTTTGACTATGGagttaaaaatgaattatttgtcaAAGATATGTATCAGGACACACTTAGACTGTATAGTTATGGCGACATACAAGGAGCATTGTTAGACATGTCAGCTGAAAACACTAGAGATATCATAAAAGAGAAGTTGAAAAATCTGGCAAACATTATTAATATTTCAAGCTTTAAACTGAAAAAGGTTCCGGTTTCTGTTCATACTTCTGCAGGGGATGGAGGACGATTCTCTGTAAGCGGAATTTTTCGAGGCTGGATTAATGCTATTGAAAGTCTAGGAAAGATACATATACTTGAAAATGTTTATCGAGCTCAAGATAAGTCAGTACTTATTGAAGTAGGGAGTAGTATAAGCCTTAATACTAACAACCAATCATGTCTCTCCAATCCTTTTCCTACGGTGTTTACATTAGGTATTGACGGATATCCTTATCTTTTGTCAACTGTGTCTAAGAACAACTTGACCTCAGACCTTTTTATTCGATGGTTACAGTATTCCGCATTTTTCACTGGACTGACTTTACCCTCAGACACACTTTTTATGAGGAATGGAACAAGGCCTTTTGTTACTAAAGTGAAAAAGTTTCGTGACGGATTTGTATCCCAGATAATACGATCTCTACAGCCTGATGTGTCGCCCAGTCAGCCTATCTTACTGCCTTTATGGTGGCATTATTCAAGCGACAAGAAGGTCTTTGGAATAGAAGATCAGTTTTTATTCAATGAAACAATTCTGATAGCTCCAGTGTTTTGTGCCGGGCAAACGACGAGAGATATTTATCTTCCAGCGATAGATGGGATCTGGTCACATCAACCAACAGGCAAAAATTATAATGGAAACAAATGGATTAGAAATTTCAATGTTGGTTTAGATGAAATTCATTACTTCAAAGCAAAAAATGTGTATTGA
- the LOC139519062 gene encoding myogenesis-regulating glycosidase-like isoform X6: MKKYKKNTANERTGNSYIVKQMLHQGDKDVISFEQETNSSAEDPADSEKTSIKRRILKVAVTIMFLVMAVGVIVIWSLHDGGKENKQAKFIFFHANDLYLKIDTGHEDQTSLAGSIGGDLFVVPGSDERGIDKCKSDAKWCFTWKEKTVLTVDYVKRESMGCMDISWQNITSIFPTDCYELKMGYWFGMGGKEKWIANNNPLTEDYYLPGYDKQHGNVYEFYLLSSYGTSFYIVSEDPFRLRLNESDDTKLCISPVPVGPRMHTSLEYSICQGDSIQNTHTGASMMSHRQSTGSNKVNITPYERFSWSVGNVDELLNVTKVTDFMEKLKKRGFQCGEIEIDYKWETFEGDFEFDSNIKNTLNTLKNHDCQFILPISPVVSYMSKMFDYGVKNELFVKDMYQDTLRLYSYGDIQGALLDMSAENTRDIIKEKLKNLANIINISSFKLKKVPVSVHTSAGDGGRFSVSGIFRGWINAIESLGKIHILENVYRAQDKSVLIEVGSSISLNTNNQSCLSNPFPTVFTLGIDGYPYLLSTVSKNNLTSDLFIRWLQYSAFFTGLTLPSDTLFMRNGTRPFVTKVKKFRDGFVSQIIRSLQPDVSPSQPILLPLWWHYSSDKKVFGIEDQFLFNETILIAPVFCAGQTTRDIYLPAIDGIWSHQPTGKNYNGNKWIRNFNVGLDEIHYFKAKNVY; encoded by the coding sequence GATCCAGCTGACAGTGAGAAGACTTCCATCAAGAGGAGAATATTGAAGGTTGCCGTAACAATCATGTTTCTTGTCATGGCAGTTGGTGTGATTGTAATATGGTCGTTACACGATGGTGGAAAGGAAAATAAACAAGCCAAGTTCATCTTCTTTCATGCTAATGATCTGTATTTGAAAATTGATACTGGACATGAAGACCAAACATCTCTTGCAGGGAGTATTGGTGGAGATCTATTTGTTGTACCTGGTTCTGATGAAAGGGGGATAGATAAATGCAAAAGTGATGCAAAATGGTGTTTCACATGGAAAGAGAAAACAGTTTTGACAGTAGATTATGTTAAAAGAGAGTCAATGGGATGTATGGATATTTCATGGCAAAATATAACATCTATTTTCCCTACTGATTGTTATGAATTGAAAATGGGATATTGGTTTGGAATGGGTGGTAAAGAAAAATGGATTGCAAATAACAATCCGTTGACTGAGGACTATTATCTCCCTGGCTATGATAAACAACATggaaatgtttatgaattttatttactgTCATCATATGGAACATCCTTTTACATTGTTAGCGAAGATCCATTTCGGTTACGGCTTAATGAATCAGACGACACTAAGTTATGTATATCACCTGTACCAGTTGGTCCACGGATGCACACTTCACTTGAATACTCTATATGTCAAGGTGACTCGATTCAGAATACACATACTGGTGCATCAATGATGTCACATAGACAGTCCACAGGGTCAAATAAAGTCAATATAACACCATATGAAAGATTTTCATGGAGTGTTGGAAATGTTGATGAACTCTTGAATGTAACAAAAGTAACAGACTTCATGGAGAAATTAAAAAAGAGAGGTTTCCAATGTGGAGAAATTGAAATTGATTACAAGTGGGAAACATTTGAGGGAGACTTTGAGTTTGATTCCAATATTAAGAATACCTTGAATACCTTGAAGAACCATGACTGTCAATTTATCTTACCCATATCTCCTGTTGTGTCCTATATGTCAAAGATGTTTGACTATGGagttaaaaatgaattatttgtcaAAGATATGTATCAGGACACACTTAGACTGTATAGTTATGGCGACATACAAGGAGCATTGTTAGACATGTCAGCTGAAAACACTAGAGATATCATAAAAGAGAAGTTGAAAAATCTGGCAAACATTATTAATATTTCAAGCTTTAAACTGAAAAAGGTTCCGGTTTCTGTTCATACTTCTGCAGGGGATGGAGGACGATTCTCTGTAAGCGGAATTTTTCGAGGCTGGATTAATGCTATTGAAAGTCTAGGAAAGATACATATACTTGAAAATGTTTATCGAGCTCAAGATAAGTCAGTACTTATTGAAGTAGGGAGTAGTATAAGCCTTAATACTAACAACCAATCATGTCTCTCCAATCCTTTTCCTACGGTGTTTACATTAGGTATTGACGGATATCCTTATCTTTTGTCAACTGTGTCTAAGAACAACTTGACCTCAGACCTTTTTATTCGATGGTTACAGTATTCCGCATTTTTCACTGGACTGACTTTACCCTCAGACACACTTTTTATGAGGAATGGAACAAGGCCTTTTGTTACTAAAGTGAAAAAGTTTCGTGACGGATTTGTATCCCAGATAATACGATCTCTACAGCCTGATGTGTCGCCCAGTCAGCCTATCTTACTGCCTTTATGGTGGCATTATTCAAGCGACAAGAAGGTCTTTGGAATAGAAGATCAGTTTTTATTCAATGAAACAATTCTGATAGCTCCAGTGTTTTGTGCCGGGCAAACGACGAGAGATATTTATCTTCCAGCGATAGATGGGATCTGGTCACATCAACCAACAGGCAAAAATTATAATGGAAACAAATGGATTAGAAATTTCAATGTTGGTTTAGATGAAATTCATTACTTCAAAGCAAAAAATGTGTATTGA